In the Chromobacterium sp. ATCC 53434 genome, GATGGGTCTTGCGCCGCACCGCCCAGCCGGCGTGCAGCGGCGGCAGCAGCGTCTGCTCCAGATTCTTCAGCATGTCGGGGATGCCGGCCGACAAGTCGTTGTTCAGCAGCAGCACGCAGGGATTGAAGCCGTCGGCCAGCGCCACGCGGTTGCCGCGGCGCTCCAGCGGCTCCAGCGTCAGCGTGTCGCCGTTCGCGGTGACCAGCTCGGTCGGCTCGGTGATTTCCGGATTCAGCGAACCGAGCCGGACTTTCAGGCCGGCCTGCTCGAAGATATGCACCAGCGTGGCGACGTTCTGCAGGTAGAAGGTGTTGCGGGTGTGGTTTTCCGGAATCAGCAGGATGCTGCGCGCCTCCGGACACACCTTGTCCACCGCGCTCTGCGCCGCCTGCACCGCCAGCGGCAGGAATTCGGGATTCAGATTGTTGTGGCCGCCGGGAAACAGATTCATGTCGACCGGCGCCAGCTTGAAACCGCTGTTGCGCAGGTCCACCGAGCCGTAGAACGGCGTCGCGTGCGCGTGCCATTGGCTGCGGAACCAATGCTCGATCTGCGGCTGCGCCGCCAGGATGCGGCTTTCCAGCTCGTGGAGCGGACCGGTGAGAGCGGTGGCCAGGTGCGGTACGGGTGACATGGACTCCCCTTGGAACTGACGTTGAATTCGCTAATGGTGGGGGTGGCGGCGACCATATTCAAGTGCCGGCGCGCAATGGACGCCGGCCGGCAACGGGACGCCGACCCCGCCGGCTTCGATTCAGGTCGCCCGGAGCGTCCGCGCCCCCCGTCATCCGCGCGGCAAAGACCCTCATCATACAAACAAAAAGGCGCCGCGAAACGCGGCGCCTGCTAAAAACGCGAATCCGGACCGGCTACAGCGGCCATGCCTCGCCATAGGCCTCGAAGTAGATGTCCTTCAGCGAGTCCCAGTCGAAGAAGTGGTTCTGGCAGCCCGGCGTCGTGACCTTGATCGCGCCGATCACATTGGCCAGCCGGCCGGTGATCTTCCAGTCGACGCCGCGGCTGATGCCCCACAGCAGGCCGGCCCGGAACGCGTCGCCGCAACCCATCGGGTCCACCGGCTTGATCGGCATCTGCACGCGCGGAATCAGGTGCACGGTATCATCGACATAGATCTCCGCGCCCTTGGAGCCGCGGGTGACGATCAGCGCCTTGACCTTCTTGCGCAGGTCGTCGACGGTCAGGCCGGCGCGCTCGCGCATCAGCTCGCTCTCGTAATCGTTGATCGCCACGTAGCTGGCCAGCTCGACGATCTCGTGGATCTCGTCGCGCGACAGCAACGGCAGCTCCTGGCCCGGATCGAAGATGAACGGGATGCCGGCCGCGGCCAGCTCTCGCGAGTGCTGGATGAAGGCGGTGTAGCCTCCCGGCGACAGAATGGCCAGTTCGATCGGGTCCTCGATGTCCGCCACGTGATTCTCGGTGGCGAAGTCCATCGCGCCCGGGTGGAAGGCCATCAGCTGGTTGCCGTCCTTGTCGGCAATGCCGAAGCATTGCGGGGTATACTGCTTGCGGATCAGACGGATGAAGCGGTCATCGACGCCCACCCGTTTCAGGTGTTGCCGGTACGGTTCGAAGTCCTCGCCGACCACGCCCATCACGATCGGCTTTTCGCCCAGCAGGCACAGGCTGTAAGCGATGTTGCCGGCCATGCCGCCGAATTCGCGGCGCATCGTCGGCGCCAGGAAGGTGGTGGAAATCTTGTGCAGCTGATCCGGCAGGATCTGGCTGTCAAAACGGCCGTGAAACGAGAACAGGGTATCGTATGCGAGCGCCCCGCAGACGAGGATAGACATGCCCACTCCGCAAAGAAATCAATCGAACATTTTAACATGAAGTTTGTTTACGCCGCACCTGTGCCGGGCGCAAGTGGCGGAAACGCAAGACAATTCCAACGACATCACAGGAAACGCCGATGAACTCGAAACGCTTTCTCGCCACCCTGCTGCTGGCCGCGCTGCCGCTGGCCGCCGGCGCCGCCCCGACGCTGGAACAGAGCCGCTTCGCCGACCTGAGCGCCAAGCCGGTCGCGCTGTCCGCCTACAAGGGCAAGGTGACGGTGCTGAACTTCTGGGCCACCTGGTGTGGCCCGTGCCGCGAGGAGATGCCGATGCTGAATGGCCTGCGCAAGAAGCTCGCGTCGAAGGGCGTCGAGATCGTCGGCGTGGCGCTGGACAGCAAGGAGCAGGTCGAACCGTTCGTCAAGCAGCTGAAGATAGGCTACCCGATCCTGCTCGGCAACGACGACACGCTGGACCTGATGCGCGCCCTCGGCAACAAGACCGGCGGCCTGCCGTACACGCTGGTGCTGGACCGCCAGGGCAAGGTGGCGGCGACGCTGACCGGCAAGCTGGACGAGAAGAAGCTGGAAGCGGCGGTCAGGCCGTATCTGTAATCCTTCCCTCCCCCTCTCCCCCGGCCCCTCTCCCGCGAGGGGAGAGGGGGGACGCGCCGATGTCGTTTTATCGGCCGGATTCCCTCCGCCGCGCAAACTCAAGGCATCGACGCCGAGACTAGCCCCTCTCCCGCGAGGAGTGAGGGGCCCGCGCGCCGACGTCGTTTTATCGGCCGGACTTCCCTTCGCCGCGCAAGCTCAAGGCATCGACGCTGAGGCCAGCCCCTCCCCCGCGAGGAGTGAGGGGGCCGCGCGCCGACGTCGTTTTATCGGCCGGACTTCCCTTCGCCCCGCAAACTCAAGACATCGACGCCGAGGCCAGCCCCTCTCCCCTCACGGGAAAGCGGTTGGGGAGGAGGGAACGTTCCGATGTCGTTTACCGGCCGGCCCTCCCTCCCCAGCGCAAGCTCAAGACATCGACGCCGAGACCAGCCCCTCTCCCCTCGCGGGAGAGGGGTTGGGGAGAGGGGGACGCGCCGACATCGTTTTATCGGCCGGACTCCCTCCGCTGCGCAAACTCAAGACATCAACGCCGAGACTAGCCCCTCTCCCCTCGCGGGAGAGGGGTTGGGGAGAGGGGGCGGCGCAAAGCCGCCTGCTCGATCAACTCCGCCATCGCCTCCGGCACCGTCGGTTCCAGCAGCCAATACCGCCGGCAGTCGTCGGTGCGGCCCATCCAGCCGCCCTCCACCAGCTCGCGCCGGATCAACACGTGGTCGCCGAAGGCCTCCAGCGCGCGGATCGCCGCGTTGGCGGCCGGCTCGTCCCACGCCTCGCCGCGCGGCAGGCCGGCCCACAGCGCCCACAGGCAGGCGCGCTGTTCGCTGAATTTCTTCGGCCAGCGCGCCAGCCGGCCTTCGGCGTCGAAGTGGCGCAACAGCCGCCGGGTTTCAACCGACATGGCTTTCGCTTCGGCCGGAACGGGGCGATCGTGCTCGGCGCGCAGATGCTGGAAGTTCTGGAAGCCGGCGGCGCGCGCCAGCATATTGAGGATTTGCAGATGGCCGGGCGGCCGCGCCTCCTCGACCCACTGCTGTTTCAGCGAACGGGCAAGGGATGAGATGTCGCTGCTGTAGAACGGATAAACGGTGCGAGACATGGTTCGAATCCTGTCTGCGTGCCAAGTCGGGGGAAGGACTGCCGCGGTCGCCGTTGCGGCCTGGCACGGAGTTCGAGCCAAGCATCGGAGGTATTGCAAGCCAAGACAGGTTTAGCGTGGCGAAATCGCCGGCGACGCCTGGGTGAACTGTTGACCCGCCCCCATGCTATCACCATGAAACGGCGACTGCCAAGCAGGCGGCGACGCCGATGAAAAAAGCCGACGCTCACGCGTCGGCTTTTTCTCGGACTGCG is a window encoding:
- a CDS encoding carbohydrate kinase family protein: MSILVCGALAYDTLFSFHGRFDSQILPDQLHKISTTFLAPTMRREFGGMAGNIAYSLCLLGEKPIVMGVVGEDFEPYRQHLKRVGVDDRFIRLIRKQYTPQCFGIADKDGNQLMAFHPGAMDFATENHVADIEDPIELAILSPGGYTAFIQHSRELAAAGIPFIFDPGQELPLLSRDEIHEIVELASYVAINDYESELMRERAGLTVDDLRKKVKALIVTRGSKGAEIYVDDTVHLIPRVQMPIKPVDPMGCGDAFRAGLLWGISRGVDWKITGRLANVIGAIKVTTPGCQNHFFDWDSLKDIYFEAYGEAWPL
- a CDS encoding TlpA disulfide reductase family protein; this translates as MNSKRFLATLLLAALPLAAGAAPTLEQSRFADLSAKPVALSAYKGKVTVLNFWATWCGPCREEMPMLNGLRKKLASKGVEIVGVALDSKEQVEPFVKQLKIGYPILLGNDDTLDLMRALGNKTGGLPYTLVLDRQGKVAATLTGKLDEKKLEAAVRPYL
- a CDS encoding DUF2087 domain-containing protein, with product MSRTVYPFYSSDISSLARSLKQQWVEEARPPGHLQILNMLARAAGFQNFQHLRAEHDRPVPAEAKAMSVETRRLLRHFDAEGRLARWPKKFSEQRACLWALWAGLPRGEAWDEPAANAAIRALEAFGDHVLIRRELVEGGWMGRTDDCRRYWLLEPTVPEAMAELIEQAALRRPLSPTPLPRGERG